The following proteins are encoded in a genomic region of Nitratireductor sp. GISD-1A_MAKvit:
- a CDS encoding AAA family ATPase: MSDKPCVYLTGASCSGVSTLGSILSKRFRVPQIDVDDYYWMPTDPPYSTKRAPEERVQLIKDRQSSIVGWILTGSFIGWGDSLIRDVDLIVFLYTPTPVRLQRLDEREAERHGSRILPGGDMHDAHLAFRDWASRYDDPEFTGRNFTQHQKWLSKQSAPVLRLDGEHDSELLADQVARQLDLARYPTGG, translated from the coding sequence ATGTCAGACAAACCTTGTGTATACCTGACAGGGGCGTCTTGCTCCGGTGTTTCAACACTTGGTTCGATCCTGTCGAAGCGTTTCCGTGTCCCGCAAATTGATGTAGACGATTACTATTGGATGCCCACCGATCCCCCTTACAGCACCAAGCGTGCTCCCGAGGAGCGCGTCCAACTGATTAAAGATCGCCAGAGTTCTATCGTTGGATGGATACTCACAGGATCGTTCATCGGATGGGGTGATTCACTTATTCGGGACGTCGATTTGATTGTTTTCTTGTACACGCCAACGCCCGTTCGCCTTCAGCGTCTCGACGAGCGAGAGGCAGAACGTCATGGCTCTCGCATTTTGCCAGGAGGAGACATGCATGACGCTCACTTGGCCTTTCGGGATTGGGCATCACGTTACGACGACCCGGAGTTCACCGGGAGGAATTTTACGCAGCATCAGAAATGGCTGAGTAAGCAATCAGCGCCGGTACTGAGGTTGGATGGCGAGCATGACAGTGAACTGCTGGCCGATCAGGTCGCAAGACAACTCGACTTGGCCCGATATCCGACCGGCGGCTAA
- a CDS encoding ParB N-terminal domain-containing protein — MATAVQKITLSSSRDIPFNKLVLSQSNVRRVKAGVSVEELAESIARRGLIQSLHVRPVVDGEGKETGMFEVPAGGRRFRALELLVKQKRLAKIAPVPCVVSEASADVLIDEVSLAENIERAPLHPLDQFRAFQALREKGMTEEAIAAAFFVDAKVVKQRLRLVSVSPALLDIYAEDGMTLEQLMAFTVSSDHARQEQVWDAIKDGWQKEPYTIRRLLTETTVRAADKRAVFVGIDTYEAAGGCVLRDLFQQDDGGWLQDPVLLDRLVGEKLKAEAEVIAVEGWKWIEVAITFPYGHDHGLRQIVGTTVNLSEEERATREALRDEYDRLEAEYGEADELPDEIDARLGEIEQALETFERRPMVFESDQTDKAGAFISIDADGSLLIERGYVRAEDETPAEPDVEIVDPDTGEVIQRTEPAVTHQRAVITLGGQPVEQEEDDETETIKPLPDRLVSELTAHRTLALRDAVAVNPHVAMTALLHRLVIDCFMPHASCGCLEAQVREVHLPAQAEDLRDSASAKAIADRHERWGDHVPADDAALWDWLTDLDDGSRMDLLAHCVSYGVNALYEKPNPYSGSGVSQHGLDIRLSQADRLARSTGLDMVAVGWRPTVENYLGRVTKPRILEAVREGAGDRAAELIGHLKKGDMAKEAERLLADTGWLPEPLRMVDDGIDADPTTGTDREADELPDFLSGDGEDDPADDEEEQHMVAAE; from the coding sequence ATGGCCACTGCCGTTCAGAAAATCACGCTGTCGTCCTCGCGCGACATTCCCTTCAACAAGCTGGTGCTCAGCCAGTCCAACGTCCGGCGTGTCAAGGCCGGTGTCTCGGTCGAGGAATTGGCCGAGTCCATCGCCCGGCGCGGCCTGATCCAGTCCCTGCATGTCCGCCCTGTCGTTGACGGCGAGGGCAAGGAAACCGGCATGTTCGAGGTTCCTGCCGGCGGTCGCCGCTTCCGCGCACTGGAACTGCTGGTCAAACAAAAGCGCCTCGCCAAGATCGCGCCGGTCCCCTGCGTCGTGTCGGAGGCCAGCGCCGATGTGCTGATCGACGAGGTATCGCTCGCCGAGAACATCGAGCGCGCCCCCTTGCATCCGCTCGACCAGTTCCGCGCCTTCCAGGCCTTGCGCGAAAAGGGCATGACCGAGGAAGCCATCGCCGCCGCCTTCTTTGTGGACGCCAAGGTGGTGAAACAGCGCCTGCGCCTGGTCTCGGTCTCGCCCGCATTGCTCGACATCTATGCCGAGGATGGCATGACGCTGGAACAGCTCATGGCCTTCACCGTCAGTTCCGACCATGCCCGTCAGGAGCAGGTGTGGGACGCGATCAAGGATGGCTGGCAGAAGGAGCCCTATACCATCCGCCGTCTGCTGACCGAAACCACGGTGCGCGCCGCTGACAAGCGGGCGGTCTTCGTCGGTATCGACACCTATGAGGCAGCAGGCGGCTGCGTGCTGCGCGATCTCTTCCAGCAGGACGATGGCGGCTGGCTGCAAGATCCGGTGCTGCTCGACCGGCTGGTGGGCGAAAAGCTGAAGGCGGAAGCCGAAGTCATTGCCGTTGAGGGCTGGAAATGGATCGAGGTCGCCATCACCTTTCCCTATGGTCACGATCATGGCCTTCGCCAGATCGTCGGCACCACGGTCAACCTGAGCGAAGAGGAACGCGCCACCCGCGAGGCTCTGCGCGATGAATATGACCGGCTTGAAGCCGAATATGGTGAGGCTGACGAGCTGCCTGACGAGATCGACGCCCGCCTGGGTGAGATCGAACAGGCGCTGGAAACCTTCGAGCGCCGCCCGATGGTCTTTGAGTCGGACCAGACGGACAAGGCGGGGGCCTTCATCAGCATCGACGCCGATGGCTCCTTGCTGATCGAACGCGGCTATGTTCGCGCCGAGGATGAAACACCGGCCGAACCCGACGTTGAGATCGTTGACCCCGACACCGGCGAGGTGATCCAGCGGACCGAACCGGCCGTCACCCATCAGCGCGCCGTCATCACGCTTGGGGGGCAGCCGGTCGAACAGGAGGAAGACGACGAGACCGAGACCATCAAGCCGCTGCCAGATCGTCTGGTCAGCGAATTGACCGCGCACCGTACGCTGGCGTTGCGTGATGCCGTGGCGGTGAACCCGCATGTCGCCATGACGGCACTGCTGCACCGGCTGGTCATTGATTGCTTCATGCCGCATGCCAGCTGCGGATGCCTGGAAGCACAGGTCCGGGAGGTTCATCTGCCCGCACAGGCCGAGGATCTGCGCGATAGCGCGTCGGCCAAGGCCATCGCTGACCGCCACGAACGCTGGGGCGATCATGTCCCGGCAGACGATGCCGCCCTCTGGGATTGGCTGACCGATCTGGACGATGGTTCGCGCATGGACCTGCTCGCCCATTGCGTCAGCTATGGTGTGAACGCGCTCTATGAAAAGCCGAACCCCTATAGCGGCTCGGGCGTCAGCCAGCACGGGCTGGACATCCGCCTATCGCAGGCTGATCGGCTGGCGCGCTCGACCGGTCTCGATATGGTTGCCGTGGGCTGGCGGCCGACGGTTGAGAACTATCTTGGCCGCGTGACCAAGCCGCGTATCCTTGAGGCTGTGCGTGAAGGGGCCGGAGACCGGGCCGCCGAACTGATCGGGCACCTGAAGAAGGGTGACATGGCCAAGGAAGCCGAGCGCCTGCTGGCGGACACCGGCTGGTTGCCCGAGCCGCTGCGCATGGTGGATGATGGCATTGACGCGGACCCGACGACGGGAACCGACAGGGAAGCCGACGAGCTGCCCGATTTCCTCTCCGGTGATGGCGAGGACGATCCGGCTGATGACGAGGAGGAACAGCATATGGTCGCTGCTGAATAG
- a CDS encoding DUF2958 domain-containing protein, giving the protein MILLTDMQRDRLLANGRQRDQDHIPVVKFFNPLGEGVWLATELDEDGDIMFGLADLGYPELGSWSLSEMQSVRLPLGMGIERDLLFTGDFPISVWAEAARETGSIRAAERLLYRVGAILPRASADTESRSS; this is encoded by the coding sequence ATGATCCTCCTGACCGATATGCAGCGCGACCGGCTGCTGGCCAATGGCCGCCAGCGCGATCAGGATCACATTCCGGTCGTGAAGTTCTTCAACCCCCTCGGCGAAGGCGTCTGGCTCGCCACCGAACTGGATGAGGATGGCGACATCATGTTCGGTTTGGCCGATCTCGGCTATCCCGAACTGGGGTCGTGGAGCCTGAGCGAGATGCAGTCAGTCCGGCTGCCCCTTGGCATGGGCATCGAGCGTGATCTGCTGTTCACCGGGGATTTCCCGATCTCGGTCTGGGCCGAGGCCGCTCGCGAGACCGGCAGCATCCGCGCCGCCGAGCGTCTGCTCTACCGCGTCGGGGCGATCTTGCCTCGTGCATCCGCGGATACGGAAAGCCGTAGTTCCTGA
- a CDS encoding ArdC family protein: MARRDRVAPDSGARSNLYDDITNKIIAELEQGRLPWVQPWGTAMAKAPLAMPRNATTSRQYSGINVLILWGAVIQHGFPTQNWLTFRQALSLGGNVRKGERGTTVVYADRFTPEDEKRRARETGEEPGRIPFLKRFTVFNAAQCEGLPEDIAVDAPSPPPGLIEPKVEALIKATGIDFRIGGDRAFYMPSLDYVQVPPPQAYFEPINWHRTALHEMGHATGHVSRLGRDFSGSFGTKEYAFEELVAEMNAAFCCANLGIVPTVRHADYIGSWLEVLREDNRAIVRAASQASKAADWLLSHLPAEDAGELDASATERRAAA; this comes from the coding sequence ATGGCCAGACGAGATCGCGTCGCCCCTGACAGTGGCGCGCGCAGCAACCTTTACGACGATATCACCAACAAGATCATCGCCGAACTGGAGCAAGGGAGGCTCCCCTGGGTCCAGCCCTGGGGGACGGCCATGGCGAAGGCTCCTCTTGCCATGCCGAGAAACGCGACGACCTCCCGGCAGTATTCCGGGATCAATGTGCTGATCCTCTGGGGGGCTGTGATCCAGCATGGCTTTCCAACCCAGAATTGGCTGACCTTCCGACAGGCGCTTTCGCTCGGCGGAAATGTCAGGAAGGGCGAGCGCGGCACCACTGTCGTGTATGCTGACCGCTTCACGCCCGAGGATGAAAAGCGGCGTGCCCGCGAGACCGGCGAGGAGCCAGGCCGCATCCCATTCCTGAAGCGCTTCACCGTGTTCAACGCTGCGCAATGCGAGGGCCTGCCAGAGGATATCGCAGTCGATGCCCCGTCACCGCCACCCGGCCTGATCGAGCCGAAGGTCGAGGCGCTCATCAAGGCGACAGGCATCGACTTCCGCATTGGCGGAGATCGCGCCTTTTATATGCCATCTCTGGACTATGTTCAGGTTCCGCCTCCGCAAGCCTATTTCGAGCCGATCAACTGGCATCGAACGGCCCTGCACGAGATGGGGCATGCGACTGGCCATGTCTCGCGGCTTGGGCGGGATTTTTCGGGCAGCTTCGGCACGAAGGAGTACGCCTTCGAGGAACTGGTTGCAGAAATGAACGCGGCCTTTTGCTGCGCCAATCTGGGTATCGTGCCGACTGTGCGCCACGCCGATTATATCGGGTCGTGGCTGGAAGTGCTGCGCGAGGATAATCGCGCCATTGTCCGCGCCGCCTCGCAGGCCAGCAAGGCGGCTGACTGGCTGTTGTCGCATCTGCCTGCCGAAGACGCTGGAGAGTTAGATGCGAGCGCAACCGAACGGAGGGCTGCGGCATGA
- a CDS encoding putative quinol monooxygenase has product MLKVIAQDFIKPEAVGIVMPLYRELVDKTRQEELCIGYDLFIDQKDPGHFIFIKEWPDRAALDAHCRTEHFTRLVPLINAHQRHDATFILMDGFQPE; this is encoded by the coding sequence ATGCTCAAAGTTATCGCTCAGGACTTCATTAAACCAGAAGCCGTTGGAATCGTCATGCCGCTTTACCGCGAACTGGTCGATAAGACCCGGCAGGAAGAGCTTTGCATCGGCTACGACCTGTTCATTGACCAGAAAGACCCCGGGCACTTCATCTTCATCAAGGAATGGCCGGATCGGGCGGCGCTGGACGCGCATTGCCGGACGGAGCATTTCACGCGCCTAGTCCCGCTTATCAATGCCCATCAGCGTCATGACGCGACCTTCATTCTGATGGATGGATTCCAGCCTGAATGA
- a CDS encoding DNA polymerase Y family protein translates to MARVISVFLPTWPTDRLRRKAGDTALPVEAPLVLVGRDRNRRIVTAADAAAKTLGLRVEMPVTKAQALVPGLAIEPADPKADAEGLERLALWVLQRFSPIVAVDLPDGIVIESTGADHLHGGEAAMLDALIGRLTLSGVAARAAMADTWGAAHALARYRADPILISEPGKAEAILAPLPLEALRLPPSIPAGLRDLGFNSIGDLIGQPRAPLTRRFGPELGRRLDQALGLAAEPITPVRPEDMIEARRSFAEPIGAAETIARYIGKLVVSLCASLEERGLGARRLDLLCHRIDNRIETLRIGLARPVRDPKRLTRLLCDKIETIDPGLGIEIMSLAAPIAEPLEARQVATSLIEAPEPDLSGLIDTLANRVGARAIYRFAPVASDVPERSVRRIPALAEETGAGWPDHWPRPSRLLMRPEPIETMALLPDHPPNWISWRGVRRRVRRADGPERVFGEWWKRDAELMAVRDYFRIEDDAGERFWIFRAGDGEDAATGSHRWFMHGIFG, encoded by the coding sequence ATGGCTCGGGTCATCTCGGTCTTCCTGCCGACATGGCCGACAGACCGGCTGCGGCGGAAGGCTGGCGACACAGCGCTGCCGGTTGAAGCGCCTCTGGTTCTCGTCGGGCGAGACCGGAATCGGCGCATCGTCACTGCGGCAGATGCGGCGGCAAAAACGCTCGGACTGCGGGTCGAGATGCCTGTCACCAAGGCGCAGGCGCTGGTGCCAGGGCTGGCCATCGAACCCGCCGACCCCAAGGCCGATGCGGAAGGCCTGGAGCGTCTCGCCCTCTGGGTATTGCAGCGCTTCAGCCCCATCGTTGCTGTCGATCTACCGGACGGCATCGTCATTGAGTCCACCGGCGCCGACCATTTACACGGCGGCGAGGCTGCCATGCTGGATGCGCTTATCGGTCGGCTGACCCTTTCGGGTGTTGCTGCCCGCGCCGCCATGGCCGACACTTGGGGCGCCGCCCATGCGCTCGCCCGATACCGGGCCGATCCGATCCTGATCTCCGAGCCGGGAAAGGCAGAGGCCATTTTGGCGCCTTTGCCGCTGGAGGCGCTTCGCCTGCCGCCTTCCATCCCGGCTGGGCTGCGCGATTTGGGTTTCAACTCCATAGGTGATCTGATCGGCCAGCCCCGCGCGCCGCTCACCCGCAGGTTCGGTCCGGAACTCGGCCGCAGGCTCGACCAGGCGCTTGGGCTGGCCGCAGAGCCGATCACGCCCGTCCGTCCCGAAGACATGATCGAAGCGAGGCGCAGTTTTGCCGAGCCGATCGGTGCGGCCGAGACCATCGCGCGCTATATCGGCAAGCTGGTTGTCTCCCTCTGCGCCAGTCTGGAAGAACGCGGCCTGGGCGCGCGCAGGCTCGATCTGCTGTGCCATCGCATCGACAACCGCATCGAGACGCTCCGCATCGGGCTGGCCCGGCCGGTTCGCGATCCGAAACGGCTGACCCGGCTGCTTTGCGACAAGATAGAAACCATCGATCCGGGCCTCGGTATCGAGATCATGTCGCTTGCCGCCCCCATCGCCGAGCCGCTTGAAGCGCGGCAGGTGGCGACTTCGCTGATCGAGGCGCCGGAACCCGATCTCTCGGGACTGATTGATACGCTGGCCAACCGGGTCGGAGCGCGAGCGATCTATCGCTTCGCTCCCGTCGCCAGCGATGTGCCGGAACGATCCGTCCGCCGTATTCCAGCCCTGGCCGAGGAGACCGGCGCAGGCTGGCCGGATCACTGGCCGCGTCCGTCGCGCCTCTTGATGCGACCGGAACCGATCGAGACCATGGCGCTTCTGCCCGATCATCCGCCGAACTGGATTTCCTGGCGCGGCGTGCGTCGGCGGGTGCGCCGGGCCGACGGCCCCGAGCGGGTGTTCGGCGAATGGTGGAAGCGCGACGCCGAACTGATGGCGGTGCGCGATTACTTCCGTATCGAGGATGACGCCGGTGAACGCTTCTGGATTTTTCGCGCCGGCGACGGCGAGGATGCCGCCACCGGCTCGCACCGCTGGTTTATGCACGGGATCTTCGGATGA
- a CDS encoding ImuA family protein: MSTRPLNPAILALRERIMQLEGDGARTRQVLPFGVPVLDRKLKGGGLALGCLHEVAGGGNGAVDGAAAACFVAGIAARTRGKVLWCVAQQDLFAPGLEQAGLAPDRVIHVEAGDDKSVLACMEEGLRHGGLGAVVADVARLPMTASRRLHLAAKESGTIGIALRRWRRQAEASDFGQPTAAMTRWRVSVLPSRPLPVPGVGRARWLIELIRARAGESLDIELEACDGSGHLGLPADMADRPAAAEGWRHSAAG; the protein is encoded by the coding sequence ATGAGTACGCGCCCCCTCAACCCGGCCATTCTGGCGCTGCGTGAACGCATCATGCAGCTGGAGGGGGATGGTGCGCGCACGCGGCAGGTTCTGCCCTTCGGCGTGCCGGTGCTGGATCGGAAGTTAAAGGGTGGTGGACTGGCGCTTGGTTGTCTGCACGAAGTTGCCGGCGGCGGAAATGGCGCTGTCGACGGTGCGGCAGCCGCCTGTTTCGTGGCCGGGATCGCCGCCCGAACACGTGGCAAGGTTCTGTGGTGCGTGGCGCAGCAGGATTTGTTCGCGCCGGGGCTGGAACAGGCTGGCCTCGCCCCTGATCGCGTTATCCATGTCGAGGCCGGCGACGACAAGTCGGTTCTTGCCTGCATGGAGGAAGGGTTACGGCACGGCGGTCTCGGCGCGGTGGTCGCCGATGTCGCCCGCCTGCCGATGACCGCTTCGCGGCGGCTGCATCTGGCCGCGAAGGAGAGCGGGACCATAGGTATCGCGCTGCGGCGCTGGCGACGGCAAGCCGAGGCCAGCGATTTTGGGCAGCCAACGGCGGCGATGACGCGGTGGCGGGTGTCAGTGCTTCCGTCGCGACCCTTGCCGGTTCCGGGCGTCGGACGCGCGCGCTGGCTCATCGAGCTGATCCGCGCCCGCGCGGGGGAATCCCTCGATATTGAACTGGAGGCGTGCGATGGCTCGGGTCATCTCGGTCTTCCTGCCGACATGGCCGACAGACCGGCTGCGGCGGAAGGCTGGCGACACAGCGCTGCCGGTTGA
- a CDS encoding Ku protein has product MAPRANWKGFLKIAEVSCPVALYTAASTSERIAFHTLNRATGNRVRRQFVDSDTGKPVDREDQVKGYEVGSGEYIMLDPEEVASAVPDSDKTLSVSTFIGCGDIDDVYFDKPYYLAPADRHAEEAYILIREGMRKKKVAALAQTVLFRRVRTVLIRAHGTGLIATTLNFDYEVRSAKDAFNDVPDFKLKGEMLELAEHIIKTKRGKFDPREFDDRYDAALAEVVKAKFEGRKIEVRKEPKEEKVVDLMAALRESAGLSGKKTAKRASAKSKTKATQAKAAPARRKAS; this is encoded by the coding sequence GTGGCGCCAAGAGCAAATTGGAAGGGTTTTCTCAAAATTGCCGAGGTCAGTTGCCCGGTGGCCCTCTATACGGCCGCGTCGACCTCCGAACGGATCGCCTTCCACACCCTCAACCGTGCAACCGGAAACCGTGTCCGACGCCAGTTCGTTGACAGCGATACCGGCAAGCCCGTCGACAGGGAGGACCAGGTCAAAGGCTATGAAGTGGGTTCGGGCGAATACATCATGCTCGATCCTGAAGAAGTAGCCTCGGCGGTTCCTGACAGTGACAAGACCCTGTCGGTGTCGACCTTCATCGGCTGTGGCGACATCGACGACGTCTACTTCGACAAGCCCTATTATCTGGCGCCCGCCGACAGGCATGCTGAAGAGGCTTACATCCTGATCCGCGAGGGCATGCGCAAGAAGAAGGTCGCCGCGCTCGCCCAGACGGTCCTGTTCCGCCGCGTTCGCACGGTCCTGATCCGCGCGCACGGCACAGGCCTGATCGCGACCACGCTCAATTTCGATTACGAGGTCCGCTCGGCGAAGGACGCTTTCAATGACGTCCCGGATTTCAAGCTCAAGGGCGAAATGCTTGAGCTTGCCGAGCACATCATCAAAACCAAGCGTGGCAAGTTCGATCCCAGGGAGTTTGACGATCGCTATGACGCTGCCCTGGCCGAGGTGGTCAAGGCGAAGTTCGAGGGCCGCAAGATCGAGGTCCGCAAGGAGCCGAAGGAAGAAAAGGTCGTCGACCTGATGGCCGCGCTACGCGAGAGCGCCGGCCTTTCCGGCAAGAAAACAGCCAAGCGCGCGTCGGCGAAATCGAAAACGAAGGCCACACAGGCAAAGGCTGCACCGGCGCGTCGTAAAGCGAGCTGA
- the ligD gene encoding DNA ligase D, which produces MAPLETYRQKRNFKSTAEPRGRKGRTSGSAFVIQKHAARRLHYDLRLELDGVMKSWAVTKGPSLVPGEKRLAVHVEDHPLEYNDFEGTIPKGEYGGGTVIIWDRGTWTPVHDAHKGYAKGHLEFELKGDKLSGHWHLVRMQGKPSEKRENWLLIKSEDDAARTAADPDILEERPESVKTGRDIKEVAGEVPGWSSKTGKITRKATRKPTKTEKAPEPEITVVLPDPAAIKGAKKASLPDFVEPTLATLMSAPPAGDRWIHEIKFDGYRLQARIEAGRIKLLTRSGLDWTKKFGKDVVAALQALPVGTAIIDGELVVESGSGASDFSALQADLSAGRSDRFVFYVFDLLYLDGYDLRAVPLIERKTLLEQLVDTEPGLIRYSSHFNENGGLVLRHACRLSLEGVISKVRDAPYRSGRSKSWVKSKCSARQEFVIAGYVPSSTSRKAIGSLILGVYDGGKLEHVGRVGTGFTGPVAEDLFKRLDRMRIAASPFAGTLTPEEARQARYVRPELVAEVEFRAWTADGHLRHASFRGLREDKAAIEIVREIPKSKATTPKPQRRTVTLTHPDRVYWPDEGVTKEGLADYYTEVWRYIAPYIVGRPLALLRCPSGITGQMFFQKHAWKGLNKHIVLVNDPKDEDDEPLISINDLDGLMGLVQSAVLEIHPWGSTVADWEHPDTIIMDLDPGDGVAWETIITAAGEVRQRLRDAGLNAFVKTSGGKGLHVVAPLTPRADWPAVKAFTKAMADSMASDSPDQYVSTITKSKRRGKILIDYLRNQRGMTAVAPYSTRARPGAAVSMPLAWEELNPGIGPDYFTVENTPTRLAALTSDPWEGFRAAAEPLTSQRSKRRKAT; this is translated from the coding sequence ATGGCGCCCCTCGAAACCTACCGGCAGAAACGCAACTTCAAATCGACCGCCGAACCCAGGGGCCGGAAAGGCAGGACGAGCGGCAGCGCTTTCGTCATCCAGAAGCATGCTGCCAGACGGCTGCACTACGATCTGCGACTGGAATTGGACGGGGTGATGAAGAGCTGGGCGGTGACGAAGGGGCCCAGCCTTGTCCCCGGCGAAAAGCGGCTGGCTGTTCATGTCGAGGACCACCCGCTCGAATATAACGACTTCGAAGGCACGATCCCGAAGGGCGAGTATGGCGGCGGCACCGTCATTATCTGGGATCGGGGCACATGGACCCCCGTACATGATGCCCACAAGGGATATGCCAAGGGTCATCTCGAGTTCGAGTTGAAGGGCGACAAACTTTCCGGACATTGGCATCTGGTCAGGATGCAGGGCAAGCCATCCGAGAAGCGGGAAAACTGGCTGCTGATCAAGAGCGAGGATGATGCCGCCCGAACAGCCGCCGATCCCGATATCCTTGAGGAACGCCCGGAATCGGTGAAGACGGGTCGGGACATCAAGGAGGTCGCCGGCGAGGTGCCCGGTTGGTCCTCGAAGACCGGAAAGATCACCAGGAAAGCCACGCGAAAGCCGACAAAGACGGAGAAGGCACCGGAGCCCGAGATCACAGTGGTGCTGCCTGATCCCGCCGCGATCAAAGGGGCGAAGAAAGCTTCATTGCCGGATTTCGTCGAACCGACGCTTGCCACGCTCATGTCGGCGCCGCCGGCGGGGGATCGCTGGATCCACGAGATCAAGTTTGACGGCTATCGGCTGCAGGCTCGTATCGAGGCCGGCCGCATCAAGCTCCTGACTCGGAGCGGTCTCGACTGGACCAAAAAGTTCGGAAAAGACGTGGTCGCTGCATTGCAGGCGCTACCTGTCGGAACCGCCATCATCGATGGCGAACTGGTTGTCGAGAGCGGTTCGGGAGCATCAGATTTTTCGGCCCTGCAGGCCGATCTCAGTGCGGGGCGGTCTGATCGGTTCGTCTTCTATGTCTTCGATTTGCTGTATCTCGACGGCTACGATCTGCGCGCCGTGCCACTGATCGAACGAAAAACGCTGCTTGAGCAATTGGTGGACACTGAGCCGGGGCTGATCCGCTACAGCAGCCACTTCAATGAGAATGGCGGTCTGGTGCTGCGCCATGCCTGCCGGTTGAGCCTCGAAGGCGTCATTTCCAAAGTCAGGGATGCGCCCTATCGATCGGGGCGCAGCAAGTCCTGGGTCAAATCCAAATGCTCGGCCCGGCAGGAATTCGTCATTGCAGGCTATGTGCCGTCCTCGACATCGCGCAAGGCGATCGGCTCCCTCATCCTCGGCGTCTATGACGGTGGCAAGCTGGAACATGTCGGCCGCGTCGGGACGGGCTTTACCGGCCCTGTGGCCGAGGATCTGTTCAAGCGTCTCGACCGCATGCGCATTGCAGCCAGCCCGTTCGCTGGGACGCTAACCCCCGAAGAAGCACGGCAGGCGCGGTATGTTCGCCCCGAACTCGTGGCCGAGGTCGAATTCCGGGCATGGACTGCCGATGGCCACCTCCGACATGCGTCGTTTCGGGGTCTGCGCGAGGACAAGGCTGCAATCGAGATCGTCCGCGAAATCCCGAAGAGCAAGGCGACGACACCGAAGCCCCAGCGGCGCACTGTCACGCTGACCCATCCCGATCGTGTCTATTGGCCGGACGAAGGCGTCACCAAGGAGGGGCTCGCCGATTACTACACTGAGGTCTGGCGCTACATCGCGCCCTATATCGTGGGCCGGCCTTTGGCTTTGTTGCGCTGTCCGAGCGGCATCACCGGTCAGATGTTCTTCCAGAAGCATGCCTGGAAGGGGCTCAACAAGCATATCGTGCTGGTCAACGACCCAAAGGACGAGGACGACGAACCGTTGATTTCGATCAATGATCTCGACGGGCTGATGGGGCTCGTACAGTCCGCCGTGCTGGAAATCCACCCATGGGGGTCGACGGTTGCCGATTGGGAACACCCCGACACGATCATCATGGATCTCGACCCCGGCGATGGGGTCGCGTGGGAGACCATCATCACCGCCGCGGGGGAAGTCCGGCAGCGACTCAGGGATGCTGGACTGAATGCCTTCGTCAAAACCTCCGGCGGCAAGGGGCTGCATGTGGTCGCGCCGCTCACGCCGAGGGCTGACTGGCCGGCGGTGAAGGCCTTCACCAAGGCCATGGCGGACAGCATGGCCTCCGACAGCCCGGACCAGTATGTGTCGACCATCACCAAGTCCAAGCGCCGCGGCAAGATCCTAATCGACTATTTGCGCAATCAGCGTGGCATGACCGCCGTCGCGCCTTACTCCACCCGAGCCCGACCCGGCGCTGCGGTTTCCATGCCGTTGGCGTGGGAGGAACTCAATCCGGGCATCGGCCCGGACTATTTCACCGTGGAGAATACGCCTACCCGGCTGGCCGCTCTCACATCCGATCCGTGGGAGGGCTTCCGGGCGGCTGCCGAACCGCTGACGTCCCAACGATCAAAGCGCAGGAAGGCGACATAG